The Oryza glaberrima chromosome 9, OglaRS2, whole genome shotgun sequence genome includes a window with the following:
- the LOC127785185 gene encoding heavy metal-associated isoprenylated plant protein 7-like, whose translation MDYRLYYMTLRMNIDCNGCYHKIRRALLQMQELESHLIDRKHGRVSVFGAFSPQDVAIKIRKRTNRRVEILEVREAAPPPPPPAGDEGGGGGHVA comes from the exons ATGGACTACAGG CTCTACTACATGACGCTCAGGATGAACATCGACTGCAACGGGTGCTACCACAAGATCAGGAGGGCGCTGCTCCAGATGCAAG AGCTGGAGAGCCACCTGATCGACAGGAAGCACGGCAGGGTGAGCGTGTTCGGGGCCTTCAGCCCGCAGGACGTGGCGATCAAGATCAGGAAGCGGACCAACCGCCGCGTCGAGATCCTCGAGGTCAgggaggccgcgccgccgccgccgccgcccgccggcgacgagggcggcggcggcggccacgtggCGTAG